In Megalops cyprinoides isolate fMegCyp1 chromosome 16, fMegCyp1.pri, whole genome shotgun sequence, the genomic window TTTAATAAATCCTCGATCGGAGACGTAGTGGCCAGTAACAATGCACATTTGGCATTGTTactgacattgacatttttttttctgctgcgaCCTGTCAAAATTGTCCCTCTATAGattgtatattgtatacatTGGCGTTATATGTTCAATGTCAGCGTTATATGTTCAAACTCGCTGAACTAGCTGGTTGAGGATTGTTTCTGGTGTGAAATTCACTTGGAATGCAAAACTGGGGTCAGTCCTGGAGTGATTTACTTGCCATCTAACTGTGCAAAGGAACAGTCATGTTGCCTGCGACGACAAGCAGCATTACGTCACACCAGATCTGAAACGCGAATGACGACCTCGCCTCTGAAGACAAATATGGACAAAATAGTTGAAAAAAAAGGTGTCAATGACTGAGAGGGATTCTGGAAGATGTGATGCGTTCATTAGAGCATCTCGTTGCAGTGTTAATGATAGACCACCTGTGAAATATGTGACATGTTACTTTCCTGGGCGCAATTTACAAATGAGAATGAAGGGGGCGTGACCGCGGAACAATACTTGGGCATGAGTATGACATATAAATCGCTCTATTGTTGATATATTGGTAATATAAAGTGTATTACCTTAAGAAATTTGTAACCAAAATGCTTACACAGataatcaaaatcatttttgttgttgaatgttaagattgttttaattttctgctttaattttgttaattCTGCTGACTTCTCGGAGATTGTTATAATGCTCTTCTTTGAACAGCTTGTGGTCTTGTCACTGCTTGTGCCAATTTACAGCAAGATCACAAATACCCTCTGTTGGCTTCAAACAGTTCTCTACATTGGAGAACTGGACACTAAGCAACCCACTGGAGCACTAAGCACCCCACGCAGAGCACAGACAGCCTTTGTGACGTTTGTGGATGGCTTTCCACATGTTCCTCACGGTTGTCCTATGGCAACAAATGTGTCATCCATGTGCTGAAATGTACATTGATTAATCAATGAGTCCTCTGTTGTATCTTTGCTACTTTACCTTAAACTGGTTGGTAGAggaatacatatattatatggaaaaaaaacacagttccTTAATTTTTCTTGGGTGTCATAGATTTTCTACACTCCTGtggaaaaatgcactgaaaaaggCTTCCAGCACCAAAAACGTTTGGCAATGGTGCCATCACTCTGGTGCTATAAAGAAACTCTACCAAGGCGATCTCTGTTTTCCAACAGAGATGTGCGTGATATGGTTAGCCTAAAACAACTCGTGCACAACAGATGCACTTTACCACTTGCCTGCTCTGGAGAGGTTTTAAGATATAGGATTTGTTGTCATGGCAAAGAGATGGGCTACAATTTGGTGAAATTTCACGAAACCACAGTCAATTtgctaaaaatattttggaaagcTAGCCTGCCTATTCTGTAGTCCTGCTTTGCGAAATAATCACACCCACTAGGTGTCTTGGCTGCTTGGAGCTACCACCCCAAACACATATAATTTAGGTtgagtatttattttacatttacatttattcatttggcagacgcttttatccaaagcgacttacataggttacagtattttacaatgttatccatttatacagctggatatttattgaggcaattgtgggttaagtaccttgcccaagggtacagcagcaatgtcccagcggggatcgaaccggcaacctttcggttacgggtcctgctccttaaccactatgctacactgtgccAGCCATAATTGAATGTCAGAAACAGTATGATTTCCTTAGCAGAAAGGCACCAACGGTGAAGTGTGAGGTTTCAATCATAGCAACCCCACAGATCTGCTACCATACAATTTCACGGGCTGATCATGGCACCAGGTTATGTGTGAAGAAAAAGCACACCTTTTGAATTAACAGAACAGAGAACATCCATTCTAAGAGCAAACAAACTATAGTTCAGAGCCCAGATTTTCAGTTATCACATAATTATCAGGGTCATGAATGGAATCCAAACATGGCAGTTAAAATAGCCTCTCCAAGAACTGTTTGagtaattcatttatttcctcaatacatttcagtgcatCACAGAAATGGTAACACACCGTGCAGACTGCAACAATTTTATTGGTGGGATCTgacacagcaaagcaaattTTCAGACACTCAAACCAGAAGAAGAATCATACAAGTTGACGAGTAAACAAGGTCTTGAAGGAGCATCATAAAAAAGTTAACATGGAAGAAACATGCAGTACAAAGAATGCAGAGATTAACCAAGCACAAtttaaacgttttttttttccttaagacAGGGACAACCAGCTCTTTATTGGTTTTCACAGtggtttaaaatgaacatggaTATCTGACAGCAGATCTGAAACAAAGCCCAGACTACAATTTACAGCAGTTACATACATGTAAAGAtgcaaaacaattataaaaaaataataatatggtaaaagcatattaatataaaatattcactttTGCTATTTGAGAGTAAATGCAGAAAAGTGGATGGGAAGGTTCAGGAAGACATGGTCCATTTACTGGAGTTTTTTCTATGGTTATCCCCACATTAACAGCACTGTCCCAAATGTGGGCGAGGGCTCACAAGTGTGCCTGTGTCGGCACCAAAGGGCAAATTTTAAGCTACCCCTGTGACTGGGGAAAAACAGATGTGGGTGTGCACGGCTAACCTTTTAGTGGCATTTGGGACTGGTACCAATTTCAACTGCTGGAGGTAAGCAGATGTTCCACAATCGAGACTTGGCAATGGATGCCTCAGAACTGAGCGGGGTCTTTAATACGATGAGTGGTTTCGATTATTATCAGGTCCTGTTTTAAAACATTGACGAGGCTTTGCGATGTTCAAAGGCGGGATGTCAAACGGAATgtacagaaagcaaacagatgGAGACAGTGTCCTGATacctcccccccttcctccaaATAGGTACAAGATAGATATGCAAGTTCAATCTAAGGTACATTAATCCAActagaaacacagagacatggtTTGGCCTCTTTCCATCTGTGGTTATTTAGCCCACTTAACTCCTGTTATGTGTTACCATAAtttaggtggcagtgtggtgttgtggttaAGAAGCCAGACTTCTAAACCAAAGGCTGCAGTTTTCATTGCTAGGTGAAGCACAGCAGCGGTACCCTTAGGCCAGGTGCTTACCCAGAACTACTACAGTAACTATCAGCcagaataaatggataatgtggaTAATACGCACAAGACGACCTACGCAATTGGCCAAACAGAAGCGTGTCTGATAAGCAGATAACCTAACGTGATGCAAATCGGCTGGGCAGTCATTTGAGCTGTGCATTGCTTTTCACACGTCGCTGGTGGCTAATTTGCTCTACAGAGAAATGAGGCGGAGGATTAGCAAACAGCGCCGCTTAAGGTACAGGTGCTGTGAGTAGATGTGGCGTAGTGCGCACACACGAGTATATTCTACTCCAAAGTCAGGACAAACTCGATCGCCCGGGTGCCCAGAGCCGGCCTGTGTAACTGACCGTGGACACGCGCACAAACAGAGCAGGATAAGGGAGTGGCAAACtgtcagagagaagagaggagaaccGCCAGAAAGGTGGGGGGCACGGAGGGTGACTCAACAATGTGGAAACCTGACTTGATGCAAACTAACAGTCTCGGAATAATAATgacaaagggggaaaaaaagatcaagtCAGCAGAatgttctcccccccccaccccacccatccAACAGAATGCAACTTTTCCTAGCCAGTGCACAGCTGGCAAGTCGGGAGGCACCGGTTCAAGCTGCAGGTCTGCCACGGTGGCACATGCGCTCTGCTGCTGCATCCCCagaaatatagatatatatgtacACGTTATTTACATgagggtacagagagagagagagagagagagagagagagagcgtgagagggagcgggagggagCTGGGTGCAGCTGGTGGGGTCATCTGGGGCTGTGGCAGCGTGGCTTTATCGTAGCGGGACGATAAAACCGGCAGccggagggggggcgggggcgtgGGTGGAGCGTGTCCCGCGTCTCCGCATCACTGGCGCTAGATTCACAAAACGAAATCAAATTGTAAAAGGGAGTTCACACTTTCACCTGATCTGAATCAGAGCTGGGTTACTGGGTTAGTCCCCGCCCCCCTTTCCCATGCAAATCAATTCTTTAGACATTGGAAAATGATGGACTACAAGCTGAGATTTAAGCGATGACCAGCAAATCGCTCAGTCAGAACCAACCAACTGCTTCTGCTTTGCAGATCACGggtattaatttttttctgtcatctgtTATGACTGAAAAACGCAAAAATGCTGCTGTAAGAAGCTTGTGGGACACTCAGATATGATCATTTATGGTTAGCCCTTGACTGAGCACTGTTCACTGGATATCCTCAAGGCCAATAAAACAGTTTGGTAGATTTtcctgaagattttttttcatcatcactatcatcattATTCATGATGCCTCTGAACCTCTCACACATGAGCCATTTTTATCCACAACGCCTGAAcctatactatactatactagCTTTGCACAGATTGTTTTTGCCATAGGTGAATAAAATATGGCTCTAAATTCTGGCAGAAACTTAAGTTCCTAAAACATTTGCCATGACGTGACCTcagaaatgatgatgatgatgatgatgaagatggtgaagACAACATGAACAACAGTACAGGCTTGAAGGGGCTCCCCATGTGCAAGGTTGATCTGTACCCCGCAGTATAGAGGTAGTCCCTTACGCCACAAGGCAGGGGTTAACCAATCAAAATCATCACCAACTGGCAGAGATTTGACCGAACATGCAGCCAAGGCATGCCAGCCGCTACATTTCCAGTACATGTACTGGCAAGAAATGGAGAAAGAAGGGAGATGCCAACAGGAGCAAGGAGAACCAGTGTAAAGGCAAAGCAAAGGAAGACAAACAAAGTTAAGTGAATGTATGATTCCCAAAAATGTACCCCTATCCCCAAATCTGAAATTACTGTCCATGCAACAGTAGGGCTGCCAGAGCTTAttaatataatgataataaaaaaacacaaacttacTTCAATCATACCTAAAAAAAAAGGTGGGAAGAAGATATGTGATCAAGTAACCAGTGATACAGAAACAAGCGCCCTTCCCCTTTCCAATCACTGCATTGTGAGGTCACAACGCTTTCCTAATTTGGTCATGCACTCCAATCGCCCCCACTGCACCCAGCCACAcactatttttcattttctttctttctttttttttttttttttttacaatcttaTATACAGAAACATATCATACACATATTTGTACACATACAAACTGagagacattaaaaatacagcaaataattTTGGTCCGATTTTTcttgaatataaataaaaacagaccgACTTctaggcagaaaaaaaatgaacataacattcattttctAACCATTGTGAAATTATAGACTGCTAAATACAAGGGggctacatttttttcttgagaaCAACTTCAATGTGTTGGTACCAGTAATGCTCACACCCAACATGGCCTCAGCACAACAACAGTAATCTCTCTCAGTGAAATCATCTTTCACTCAGTGAGAAGAGCTGCATTCAGATCAGCAAGAGCATGTGGTTGTTGATCCAAATGCCATTCATAGAATCCAGGTATACATGTATGGGGCCCAGAATAATTGTGGTTGCATTTCTAAAGCCTCTcagtatacatacacacccCAAGGTAATGTTTCTGATAAGCAGACGAAAacattaattcaaattaaaaaaaaagaacttcaaAAAGTCTAGAAATGAAAGCAGTCTCTATGCTTCACGCAGCGATATagacatatatatttatatttatatttcttagtgtaaaaataaatgttattctCCTTTCAGTGGTGGAAGGGTGGCTTGGATGAAAACGGCAAaagaacaacccccccccctccctccctccctcccccccatgagccccacccctccccttgGGCgacgcccctccccccccaacccctacTGGCGTACTTTTCCAGGGATGTAGTTTCGGTCGATGCTCTCCTCCTGTAGGAACATGTGCAAGCAGCGTTCGTTCTGGGCCAATGGGTGACCTGCAATCCTGTACGGGGGcgagaacagagagagggggcgcaTCCGTTCAGGTCAGAGCCACACTCAACACCCAATGGGCAGGCGGGGAACCGCCACCCCTAAACCCGGGAGTGGTCGAGCTTCCCCATGTTTGCTAAGTAGCAAAGCACAGCGCGTGGGGCAGCAGAACAGGGACCGCGACCTTGCTTCCTTGTGAATGGTGCGGCTGAGCTGGGCCACGGAGTGCTGGAACCCCAACAATGCAGACGGCATCACCATGCAAACATGGTTCCGCTTGACTGGCCAAGTGGGGGCTGTGGTAAAGTTTCAAACTCCTGTGATTCCCCGCAACGCGTGCAGCTGCTCCTCACAGAGCTGAACTTTCCTGGGTGCCCTCAGGGACGGGGTGAGGGGCTTCCGCAGCTGAGTGCGGGTGTAAAGCAGGGCAGGGCGGGGCCGGGCCGAGCCTTACCTGTTGATGAACTGCTCCAGGCCGACCCGCCGCTCCTCGATGAAGGACTCTTCGAAGATGCCCTCGTCTCCTCGGAAGGGCAGCTGCCTCTTCAGGGCTTTcccagggagggggggcaccACGATCTGCggacagagacaaacagcagtCTTAGGCGTGCCATCACCACGACCTCCCTCGCACACTATTTCGGGCATGAAGGAGACAGGCAACTGACGGAGGACTCCTTTTCATACCAGCTTACCACGAGAGTCAAGCATTTccaaatgtttttctctctgactgCTATGACAAGCCATATCATATATTCCAAATGTATTTCTCAACATGGGTTATTAACTAAACATTGtttctgccattttcatatgTGCCCATGTGCCTGTACCCATGTTATTTTTCACCAGGGTGTGCTGGTCTAGAATTCAAACATTCAGGACACTAACAGAGACTGACAGTAAGACCTTTCTTTAAAAGTTTTCTTTAATCTTCGCAttgttgcattgcattttgtaaGTCTCTTACCTTGCTATCTCTCTCCAGCTCATTCTTTAGCCATTCAAAGTCACTGTACCTTCTCCGCACACACGACTCTTTCAGCTTGAAGATGGGAAGATTTGTCTGcaaatcaaaaagcaaaaacaaatcaataataaatactTCCCTGTTACACTTCCCCTTTAATTACATAACCAAGAACTTGGTACAAAGAGCACAATCATGGAACCACTAGTGCAACTCACAGAGGCTTTTCTGATTGAGTAATTAAACTGCACATCACCGACAAGGCCTTATCTACAAGCGAGCAGTCAGGGTTATTCCCACAAATGCAATATTCAAGGAGGAAAATAAAGCCACGCTACTGGCCACACTGTAACAGAATGGCAAAGCTTGCTTACAAGGCTAAAACCAAAAAAGTGGTCTTCACAAACCCCATGGAGAAAGATTTGCTGACACATCTTGCATTTCCCCCTATTTCTACACACTGAAATCATCCTTGTGCACCAGATGCACTTCGATAGCCTCATGGTCTGCGGTACCACAGCTTCTGCCCCGCAAAAGGGTTTTCGATTTCCCCATTCACTCAAATGAAAGTGCTGGATGGTAGTAAGGCCCATTGGCATCACTGACTGGACGTGGAGGACTAGGTTCCAGAATTCCTCAGCAGTTCTGAACACTCAGTCCACACACGTTGCTCTTTAATACGTATCATGAATCACACTACATTTAATTTCTGACCAAGGTCTCCTTTACATTAAGAAGGAATGGCACTGGATGGGGATTGTCACAACTGACGCTACAGCGCTTAGCGCTTACAGAGTTTATAGAAAAGTGCATggtaatttaaatgcattaacattactgacactatttttatttaatgttacaatGACTGGCctgggagcgttgttagcctggtctgacactgttactcatttaaattgaatggatacacatatGTTCTATTAtgttggaagtcgctctggataagagcgtctgctaaatgcatgcaatgtaatgtaatggcaatGCTCCACTAGTAATGTGCTGCACCATTACTGATTGTAAAGAATACCATGCATATAACGGTTGATAGAATGTCTCGGCTCGCTGcagtgagtgtgcctgtgtcacTTTCTACCGGGTACCCTGGTTTCAGCCCACAATACAAAGACATTAAATTGCTGGAAAAGGGCACCAGCGAAAGGACTAAATGTACATgaatgtgtgcaagtgtgagtgcgtgtgcgagcgagcatgcgtgtgcatgtgtgtacaggTACGTCTGCATGTTCGCAGGAACAGGCTAACATCTTGTATGTGACGCAGTCCCGCTTTGCGCCTGCAGGGATGTGGCTCCGCCTTGCTGCGGCCCCTCAGGATAACGCGGTTACCAAAAGCACACTGCTGGATGTCTTAAAATAACCTCAGAAAGCCCCTATCTACATTTACTTGCAGATGTAGCACAAGGTGCACATGTAACAAGGCCACTTCCTCATTCCCCAGGCCTCGGGCATGTTCCTGCTGATGCTGTGGGTGTCTCCACTGCACCACAAGTTGACTTGGTCCTGCTCCCCTCGATCTAAATCACTCCTTTACTCCACTCAACTGTCATCCTGTGTGTAACCTACCTTGCCAcgtacatattattcatttacatggCTACGTATGTTCTGATGTTGAGCACCTTGCGCAAAGGAAAAATAGCAGTGGCACCTGTAGGCTTCAAACTTGCAGCCCTGTGTACGAACTGAGTTCCTTCACCATTTGGTCACGCCGTTGCCCATGTCATCTAGGGAGCACTGCCAAAGCAGAGGTACTTACAGTTTATGTCAAAACACAGTTTCCGGGAGCAAGTGAATCATTCCGTGTGATAATGGGCATACTTTGGCAGGGCATGTGTCATGTGGAGATTCCAATATGTCCTAGGGTTACAAGTAACATCACCTATCACTTTTGAGATACGGTTAACTGAAGTATTCACTTTCGTGACTACACAGACAAAAACCCAAAACATGGCACAGTCAGTCCTAGCATCAAATTAAAGCTC contains:
- the LOC118791312 gene encoding sorting nexin-12 isoform X2 — its product is MSEATVADTRRLNSKPQDLTDAYGPPSNFLEIDVYDPQTIGVGRNRFTTYEVRMRTNLPIFKLKESCVRRRYSDFEWLKNELERDSKIVVPPLPGKALKRQLPFRGDEGIFEESFIEERRVGLEQFINRIAGHPLAQNERCLHMFLQEESIDRNYIPGKV
- the LOC118791312 gene encoding sorting nexin-12 isoform X1; protein product: MSEATVADTRRLNSKPQDLTDAYGPPSNFLEIDVYDPQTIGVGRNRFTTYEVRMRTNLPIFKLKESCVRRRYSDFEWLKNELERDSKIVVPPLPGKALKRQLPFRGDEGIFEESFIEERRVGLEQFINRIAGHPLAQNERCLHMFLQEESIDRNYIPGKVRQ